TTTTTTTTCTAGAACAATGATGAATCTTATTTCTTAGTTaatcaatttattttcttttcagttGTTTTAATcattgttaattatttatttagtctTGTGCTTATTTAATCTATTTGTCTATTCACCAAATTGTATTAATTTGATTACCTTGACTTGTCTTGGAAGAGAAAGTTAGAGTTGAGATCTAGAATTAATAGATTAGGATTAACTTTAGTAGTGATGAAAAACGAATTAATTTGTGGCTACGATAGGAATATACATGATGCCATAATTAACCTAATAGATTTGTTTTTAGTGACTTCACCCAACTTGTGGGGAAGTGGATTAAGTAAGATAGGTACTAGAAGGGTATTGTTAATGCAATTGAATCATTGATTAGTAATTACGTAGATTGAAGAATTGGATGAGAGATAATTGATTAATTCGATTAGATGAAATAAGAGTTCCAAGTCTCTAAAACTAATTGAAGAACTTACTTAGTTTAATTTTAgcagtaattaaattttattttattaacctagattagataaaattgaataatataCTTAAGTATCTTAGAATTTAATTATCATAAAAACAATAttcttttatcactttattttttCATCCACACATGCATTCGTGTTACAAATTTCCCTCTTCGCTCCACTGAATAGTTGTTCTACTCCATAGTGGAGTAATGAAGCCCCGTGAAAATACGATGAGATGTGACTAGATCTACTTAGGATGAGATTTACTATCCTATAAATAATTGGTGGCAACATCTGTAATAAATGTGACAAGAAGAATGCGGTTTTCGGTAACATATTGTGGCGGTTGGACAAACTTTTGATTTCTTTTGGCCAAGTACTTTGGGTATATATGTTTGGGTTTCAAATGTAGCCTTCTATTTCTATATGATCGCCAAGAATTCAAGACAAGATGAAATGGAGGCCAAAATGAACAGTGTTGCTTGACTGACAGTGCTTCTACCAGTTCGAGGATGCAATGGTCAAACAAAAACGAAGTGTACTCCCAATAAGGAGCAGTACTACAAGTACCCAGGGCTATTTTGGACTGGGTCGTAAAACCCCCACAGTCACACATACAAAAGGGCAGGGAAAAGAAAAATTAGTCCCAGAAGCATGGACATTACTTTACTTGATAACCATTTCAAGAAGAAGGGTTCCTCCATAATCTCTCTCATATTTCATCATTCCTACTCGGAATTTCCTCGGTCGTTAGTAGGTCCCCTACAGTACTCTCTATTCTATGACTATGATAGATTCCACGTCAAATTTCTTTCACATTTTCAGCGTTAGGGTTTTAGTTTTAAGATTCTAGCATCGCTTTTCCATGCCAATTTAATACATCTCTCCCtgcgttttttttttttggtttgaaTTTTCTTGATTTTAAAGCATTTTGTGACTTTGACTCGCTTTTGGCTACCAGCATTTCTTGTTTTACTATGAGGTCACTAGAAATTCTGTTTTATAGTTTCTTAATTGCTTTAATTTTAGAGAATGTTTTGTGTATGGTTGATTGTAGGGTTTTGGTTGTAGATTTTGTAGATGGCAAGCCGGGTTACTCGCTCAAGGAGACAACAGCAACCATCTCAACAGCAGGAACAGCATCCGAGAGCTCGATGGACGACGTTCCTCACTAAGACACTTGCTGACCTGTTGGTTGAACAGGTTCACGGAGGGAACAGGCACAACAATTCTTTCAACAAGAGAGCTTGGAAGTCCATGTGTGATGAGTTCTATGAGAAAACTAGTTTGAAATGGGACAAGGAGCAATTAAAGAACCGATATGGGGTTTTGAGGAGGCAGTATGTTCTCGTTAAATCACTTCTTGATCGAAGCGAGTTCAGTTGGAATGAATCTACTGGGGTTATAATAGGTACAGATGAAGCCTGGTTTGATTTTACCAAGGTAGGATATACTCTATCAATGCTTGTTTTGTGTGAATGAAATCTCCTTCAATCCCTTGTTCCCCAGGTCATACATGTTCTTCATTGACAGGGTCATCCAGATGCTGAAACCATAAAAGCCAGCGGCTGCTCAATTTACAAACAGCTTTGTACTATTTTCTCAGAGCCAATGACCAATTGGAAGCATGACTACTCTGCTGAACTTCGTGGACAAGTTCCTTCCTCACTTCCTTCTTTGGAACCATTGAGCAGAATTCAAGAAGAGTCCTCGTCCTCGTCTGAGGAAGTAGAGGATGTGGCAGATGATCCAGATGCAGTTCAACCTTCTGCTTCTGTTTTGATTAGTAGTCACAAAAGGGGACGCAGGGGAATTGATGATGCTATTGCTGCTGCAATATTGGAGATGGCAGCAACTTCGAAGCTGAGAACAGCCGCTGTAACACAACGTAATGCCAGATATAGTATACTTCGTTGTATAAAAGAATTGGATGAGATTGAAGGCCTTGAAGAGCGAGTCTACTTTGCTGCTCTGGAGTTATTCAACAATCCTAATGCTAGAGAAATATTCTTGTCTCTCAAAGGAGATAAGCGCTTGACTTGGTTGCACTGCAAGTGCGTTGCTCCATCCAATGCACTAGAGTGATAGAAGGCAACATCTTATTGTTTATTAGATTAGACAAACCCATTCTTATATTGGCAACCAGTTAGAAACTCAAATGTATGACTTTTTCAATCATCAAGCTCTTTTAAGCTTTGGCACTGACACCCAGAACTTTTAGCAGAAAATGTATTTGAATGTGCTTGGTTAATGAAAATTGAGGCATAGATTTGATCACCGTTGTTTGCTTTTCTGAAACAGGATCCTTTATTCAGGCATGGAGAAAGGGCCATTATGTGTTTTCGGACTGTGTCTTAACAAATTTCCATTGCCATTGCCTGTGAATCTCAGATGTTGGCTCATTAGAAGGGATCTACTTTTAGTTGCTGATCCATGCGTGTGAACCTGCTGGATCTCATACAAGCTTCACCATATTACAAATCAATCTGCATAACAAGCAAAATTATACCTTTAAACTACATAGTTATATCTCCAAACCTCAGTTATGGTAAAGAAAGTTGCGCAGAAAAAACGATATCAATTGTGTTGTAACGTTCTTTATGTTGCCACTGAAACAGCATTACCTGCGTTATCCTTTGTTTTATGAATGTTATTTAAATCAAATAGAAATACTTCTTCTGTCAATTAGTAGAATGCAATGAAAAACTGATAAAGTAATCTGAATATCTCTTTATCAAAAGATTTGGGCAAATGCAATGCAAAATCTAAACGAAAGTGTTTTTTATTATCTTGATGGGTGTGGATGCGCCTTATTTGAGAGGCATacataaataaaatgtaaataataCTTAAGGCTACAACCTTAAGAACTGCTACCCTTTCTTTTTCAGGAATAGGAGTCAAGTAGGTGGTAAGGAGAACAAGTAATCTGAATATCTCTTTATCAAAAGATTTGGGCAAATGCAATGCAAAATCTAAACGAAAGTGTTTTTTATTATCTTGATGGGTGTGGATGCGCCTTATTTAAGAGGAATACATAAATAAATGTAAATAATACTTAAGGCTACAACCTTAAGAACTGCTACCCTTCCTTTTCAGGAATAGGAGTCAAGTAGGTAAGGAGAACAAGTTCATCTCCACCCTTAGAATATTAAGTTACTTACGAAACTAAATTAGTTAACCAACTTCAGGCTCTAGGACTCAAAGAAAGAGTAATATCTTGGAAGACCTTAAGCCTCTTATCAGTTTTCTTTGGAAACATCCTTTGAGTCACTGCTTCATTTGCTGGGCCTAGAACTGCTGCTGCAATGATAGCCTCTTCAAAGTCTTGGCTATCTGGTAATAAATCAACCAATTTGTCTCCTGTCTCTTCAGTTGAAAGAGAGAGCCTTCTTCTAGTCTTAATCTCCGGTTTTTCCGGTTCTGCAGATAAAAGCTTTGTGCAGTCTCCACCCATTTCATTCACTCTCATAGAGTTAGCTGAGTTTCCTGACCGTGTTCTTTTAAGGGTCTCATGCAATTGATTCACAACTGGAGCTTTCACCTCCTTCACCAACTTTGACGAGTAGAAGGGCGGTGCATCGATATTTAGAGAATTTCCGAAAGGAAGAGCAACTGGTTTTGGTTGAGGGATCACCACTTGGCTTACCATTACATTCGAATTGATGTTCTCATCAGCAAAATCATCTTGGGGTTTAACTGCATTTGATTTTGGCAAGCTGATGGGGTCCTTGCAAGGCTGAGGTTGCCAAATTGATGAAGAACCAAGGAAGGCGTCAAAGAGCCGGCTTTGTTCGACCCGATCCCCTCCTCCTTTATTCATCATCTCCGACTCAAGATCCTGGAGCATCTGCTGTGCCCTCTCATAGGCCTTAAGATGGGAATCTACCCCTCTTGGTCCATCAGCCACTGCTGGTTTCACTCTTCGCAAGGTTTCTTTAGCCTCCCCAATTCTACCTTGCTTCATCAAACAAATACCCAGGTTACACATCTTGTTATTATCGGCAGCAATCGAAAGTGCCCGCCGATAAGCATCTTCTGCTTCGATATAGTTGTTTTGCTGCATCAATGCCCAGCCCAAGTTTCCCTGAAAACGGAAAGTTTCTTAAATTCATGTATCCGTTTTAAGGTTTACCAGCAAAGATGAAAAGATTGAAGGCTTACCAGCAACCGTGTGGCTTCTTGCTCGACAGAGACCTGAAATTTCTTTCCTTGAGATCGGGCTGTCTTGGTGCGCTTTCCATTGAAAGCCAGTCCTTGTTGAATCAAATACAATTTGTGCTTCAACAATGCTATTTGGTCATCCAACCTTCCACATCTCTGTAGAATTATAATAACCATCATCTGTTAAAGACCAATACaagtttatataatatttaatgttTACATTGGTGTAACAAGACCTTGTAGAGATCCAATAGAATGTTATCAAGAGACTCCTGCGCTTGATCTGAGCATCTACTACGCAGAGACTTGATAGCTTCAATGGCTTCCTCTGCTCTATTTTGCTGCTTCATTACAATGGCCATGTCTTTCAAAGCACTATCAACTCTATCCCCTGCATTTATGGCTGCCCAAAACATAGGAATCGCCCTCTCCGGATCTTTTTCTACCAACTGAAAACAAAAGTAAAATTAATAAAGAAGATTTCAACTCTTGTACAATCAACTGGAAGACACCCAGAAACTTACTTGAACGTTCTTGGCTCTAACATAAGGAGTGTCACCGACTGGGACTTTGTGGATGGCATGGAAGGACTCGGAGCGAGTTCTCAGAACCCCGAGGGGCTTTGCCGGAGAAGTGGGGGCCGATTTAGAAGGCCTGAATCCAGGAGGAGCGTTCCAAACATCTTGCAACATCTTCGAAAACCCACTTTCTTTTCTGATTTCCTTTTAGTATTTATGAAATTTGATATCGAAGATGATGAAAGATAAGAGGGGAGTTTCTGAGAGAAGCGAAGCGAGTGCCAGGAAAAGAATAGAACCGATTTAGAGAGAGGTTTtgggataaaaaaaaaaattgaaattttcgaCCGTTGTGGTTACCGTTTTGGGTACTAGCCGTTGGCTAAAGCATGGACTGAACAggatttctttaataatttatttagccaCATAAGaaatatttcatattattatatttaatgtaCTAATTACCCTAAAATTGCACCCAATTATCACTTTGACACTTAAACAACTTTTTTTTATCAGTTTACTGCTTGAAATTTTCATTTCGTTATCAGTTTTCCCCAGCAGTTAATGACATTAAAaactttattttcttaaaatattttttaaaaagaaataaagaaaaaatagcaGAAAGTTCAGAAgaattctatttttttaaaaaatcacaatAATACACAGAATTATATAAAATcccagaaattttaaaaatatttattttatttttattttaaaacacattaaacacgataaagagaaataaaaaatttaaagaaataaaaaaacttaacaaatgaaaaatatatggGAAGTTATATAACTttttagaaatttaaaatatatatttctttttaaaaacaCATTAGCGAAAATACAAAAATtgtcaaaaaattttgaaaaatctttTTAAAATAAGAACAACTATGAAAAGCTttaaaatcactttttttttttaatgtgttaagggattgaaaatttcaaataccaagTTGATACAAAATATTATTTGGATACCAAAGTGATAATTGGGTGCAACTTGAGGGGGGGATAGCACATTAACCCTTATATTTATTTACCTTCTAAATCATGATAGAGTAAAGTTAGACGCCTGGCGGCATTCTAGCTTTCCTTCTCCTTTCAGGACCTATCCGAAAGAGAATCCAGTATTTCTCGGTCGTGAATATCTGAATAGGGCGAACCGCCTCGTGGATATCTTTGCTTCGGAACAAAACAATTAGAATAGAATTAGGCTCGGTCAACTAGAATGTGTATTATCCATATATTATCCATATAGGGGATCCTCCAGTTGAGAAGATCCATCGACCTGAGACGAAGAGAAAGGTCTAtctattttatttagttattcaGTTAAACCAATGATTCGTTAGTGGAGCAGATAGCAACAACCATTTCATCCGACATGcgtattttttattttccaaTGGATTTACATAGAgtaaaaatttgaaagttaaaatgtattgtaagccatatacactttgtatatttaaaatttagtatttctatttttatttcaagaatttagtcattctatttttcaaatttaaaaattcagaTCTAGTTGTTATCAtcgttatttttttaaaaaaatattggtgtgacattttaaaattaaaattttctattagacATTGTACTTTTTGTAAGTTATTGATTTAGTACTTGTACTTTtctttgatcaattttagtccaCATACTTTTCAAGTTGGTTaattttagtccttgtacttttcaatttttgaaaatttagtctTGACCAGATGGTAACagttaaattctactattagtcTTGTATTATGCATAAAGTTAGAGATTTAGTCCATGTTCTCCTTAGttgctattttttttaatttcaaatttttaattttgtaacaccctttacccagtTCAATCGTCGGACCAAAGTTACCGAATGTTACCAAAGTAATCGAaactaaaaactttaaaattaaagcATGCAACATTCGCTCCTATCTCAATTGTAATCATATGATAACTTTCAAATAGAAATCGAGACCAAatcaagcttatgaaagctctatTAGTGACCCGGGCATGACttaggaccaaattgcaaaattttaaaagtttaaactccacatcatgatgaaccattcccACGTCGTGGTGTTGTCAAGATAGTGAGTCATGTCAAAATCTCGGACCATCTAATGTCGGGATGTCACATACTTTCTTTTGACATTTCGAGGAGGAGGATTTCATAACTAAGTCTAGAATGAATAAAAGACTATTGAATCGA
This is a stretch of genomic DNA from Gossypium arboreum isolate Shixiya-1 chromosome 11, ASM2569848v2, whole genome shotgun sequence. It encodes these proteins:
- the LOC108472751 gene encoding L10-interacting MYB domain-containing protein-like isoform X2 encodes the protein MASRVTRSRRQQQPSQQQEQHPRARWTTFLTKTLADLLVEQVHGGNRHNNSFNKRAWKSMCDEFYEKTSLKWDKEQLKNRYGVLRRQYVLVKSLLDRSEFSWNESTGVIIGTDEAWFDFTKGHPDAETIKASGCSIYKQLCTIFSEPMTNWKHDYSAELRGQVPSSLPSLEPLSRIQEESSSSSEEVEDVADDPDAVQPSASVLISSHKRGRRGIDDAIAAAILEMAATSKLRTAAVTQRNARYSILRCIKELDEIEGLEERVYFAALELFNNPNAREIFLSLKGDKRLTWLHCKILYSGMEKGPLCVFGLCLNKFPLPLPVNLRCWLIRRDLLLVADPCV
- the LOC108472751 gene encoding L10-interacting MYB domain-containing protein-like isoform X4: MASRVTRSRRQQQPSQQQEQHPRARWTTFLTKTLADLLVEQVHGGNRHNNSFNKRAWKSMCDEFYEKTSLKWDKEQLKNRYGVLRRQYVLVKSLLDRSEFSWNESTGVIIGTDEAWFDFTKGHPDAETIKASGCSIYKQLCTIFSEPMTNWKHDYSAELRGQVPSSLPSLEPLSRIQEESSSSSEEVEDVADDPDAVQPSASVLISSHKRGRRGIDDAIAAAILEMAATSKLRTAAVTQRNARYSILRCIKELDEIEGLEERVYFAALELFNNPNAREIFLSLKGDKRLTWLHCKCVAPSNALE
- the LOC108470743 gene encoding protein POLLENLESS 3-LIKE 2-like, with the protein product MLQDVWNAPPGFRPSKSAPTSPAKPLGVLRTRSESFHAIHKVPVGDTPYVRAKNVQLVEKDPERAIPMFWAAINAGDRVDSALKDMAIVMKQQNRAEEAIEAIKSLRSRCSDQAQESLDNILLDLYKRCGRLDDQIALLKHKLYLIQQGLAFNGKRTKTARSQGKKFQVSVEQEATRLLGNLGWALMQQNNYIEAEDAYRRALSIAADNNKMCNLGICLMKQGRIGEAKETLRRVKPAVADGPRGVDSHLKAYERAQQMLQDLESEMMNKGGGDRVEQSRLFDAFLGSSSIWQPQPCKDPISLPKSNAVKPQDDFADENINSNVMVSQVVIPQPKPVALPFGNSLNIDAPPFYSSKLVKEVKAPVVNQLHETLKRTRSGNSANSMRVNEMGGDCTKLLSAEPEKPEIKTRRRLSLSTEETGDKLVDLLPDSQDFEEAIIAAAVLGPANEAVTQRMFPKKTDKRLKVFQDITLSLSPRA
- the LOC108472751 gene encoding L10-interacting MYB domain-containing protein-like isoform X3, translating into MDITLLDNHFKKKGSSIISLIFHHSYSEFPRSLMASRVTRSRRQQQPSQQQEQHPRARWTTFLTKTLADLLVEQVHGGNRHNNSFNKRAWKSMCDEFYEKTSLKWDKEQLKNRYGVLRRQYVLVKSLLDRSEFSWNESTGVIIGTDEAWFDFTKGHPDAETIKASGCSIYKQLCTIFSEPMTNWKHDYSAELRGQVPSSLPSLEPLSRIQEESSSSSEEVEDVADDPDAVQPSASVLISSHKRGRRGIDDAIAAAILEMAATSKLRTAAVTQRNARYSILRCIKELDEIEGLEERVYFAALELFNNPNAREIFLSLKGDKRLTWLHCKCVAPSNALE
- the LOC108472751 gene encoding L10-interacting MYB domain-containing protein-like isoform X1; amino-acid sequence: MDITLLDNHFKKKGSSIISLIFHHSYSEFPRSLMASRVTRSRRQQQPSQQQEQHPRARWTTFLTKTLADLLVEQVHGGNRHNNSFNKRAWKSMCDEFYEKTSLKWDKEQLKNRYGVLRRQYVLVKSLLDRSEFSWNESTGVIIGTDEAWFDFTKGHPDAETIKASGCSIYKQLCTIFSEPMTNWKHDYSAELRGQVPSSLPSLEPLSRIQEESSSSSEEVEDVADDPDAVQPSASVLISSHKRGRRGIDDAIAAAILEMAATSKLRTAAVTQRNARYSILRCIKELDEIEGLEERVYFAALELFNNPNAREIFLSLKGDKRLTWLHCKILYSGMEKGPLCVFGLCLNKFPLPLPVNLRCWLIRRDLLLVADPCV